One Micromonospora sp. WMMD812 genomic window carries:
- the hydA gene encoding dihydropyrimidinase has translation MSIVIRNGTVVNATGEYPADVLVEGERIAALAAPDSGLAEQWASGAERVIDAAGKYVVPGGIDGHTHMEMPFGGTFSADTFESGTIAAAWGGTTTIIDFAVQGKGTSLLSALDKWHSKADGNCAIDYGFHMIVSDVNDTSLKEMEACIDAGVNTFKMFMAYPGVFYATDGEILRAMQKARDTGSMIMMHAENGIAIDQLVAQALASGRTDPVQHGLTRPPDLEGEATSRAITLAKVTGAPLYIVHLSAAHALDAVTQARDTGQNVFAETCPQYLFLSLDDLARPDFEGAKYVASPPLRPREHQAELWRGLRTNDLSLVSTDHCPFCFKDQKELGRGDFSKIPNGMPGVEHRMDLLYQGVVNGEITLPRWVEISSTTPARMFGLYPRKGVIAPGADADITVYDPTAEQTISAGSHHMNVDYSAYEGMRLTGKVSTVLSRGRVVVDDNAFHGAAGHGTFLKRDLSQYLI, from the coding sequence GTGAGCATCGTCATCCGCAACGGCACAGTCGTCAACGCCACCGGGGAGTACCCGGCGGACGTCCTGGTCGAGGGCGAGCGGATCGCGGCACTCGCCGCGCCCGACTCGGGCCTGGCCGAGCAGTGGGCCTCCGGCGCCGAGCGGGTGATCGACGCCGCCGGGAAGTACGTGGTCCCGGGCGGCATCGACGGCCACACGCACATGGAGATGCCGTTCGGGGGCACGTTCTCGGCGGACACCTTCGAGAGCGGGACGATCGCGGCGGCCTGGGGCGGCACCACCACGATCATCGACTTCGCGGTGCAGGGCAAGGGGACGTCGCTGTTGTCCGCGCTGGACAAGTGGCACAGCAAGGCCGACGGCAACTGCGCGATCGACTACGGGTTCCACATGATCGTGTCGGACGTCAACGACACGTCGCTGAAGGAGATGGAGGCCTGCATCGACGCGGGCGTGAACACCTTCAAGATGTTCATGGCCTATCCCGGGGTCTTCTACGCCACCGACGGGGAGATCCTGCGAGCGATGCAGAAGGCCCGGGACACCGGGTCGATGATCATGATGCACGCGGAGAACGGCATCGCGATCGACCAACTCGTCGCGCAGGCGCTGGCCAGCGGGCGCACCGACCCGGTGCAACACGGGCTGACCCGGCCGCCCGATCTGGAGGGCGAGGCCACCTCGCGGGCGATCACGCTGGCGAAGGTCACCGGCGCGCCGCTGTACATCGTGCACCTGTCCGCCGCGCACGCCCTCGACGCGGTCACCCAGGCCCGCGACACCGGCCAGAACGTGTTCGCCGAGACCTGCCCGCAGTACCTGTTCCTGTCGCTGGACGACCTGGCCCGACCCGACTTCGAGGGCGCGAAGTACGTCGCCTCTCCCCCGCTGCGCCCCAGGGAGCACCAGGCGGAGTTGTGGCGGGGCCTGCGCACCAACGACCTGTCGCTGGTGTCCACCGACCACTGCCCCTTCTGCTTCAAGGACCAGAAGGAGCTGGGCCGGGGCGACTTCTCCAAGATTCCCAACGGGATGCCGGGCGTCGAGCATCGCATGGACCTGCTCTACCAGGGCGTCGTGAACGGTGAGATCACCCTGCCGCGCTGGGTGGAGATCAGCTCCACGACGCCCGCCCGCATGTTCGGTCTCTACCCCCGCAAGGGCGTCATCGCCCCCGGCGCGGACGCGGACATCACGGTGTACGACCCGACGGCCGAACAGACGATCTCCGCGGGCAGCCACCACATGAACGTCGACTACTCGGCGTACGAGGGCATGAGGCTGACCGGGAAGGTCTCCACCGTGCTGTCCCGTGGTCGGGTCGTCGTCGACGACAACGCCTTCCACGGCGCCGCCGGGCACGGCACGTTCCTGAAGCGCGACCTCAGCCAGTACCTCATCTGA
- a CDS encoding nitrilase-related carbon-nitrogen hydrolase, translated as MSTIVRAGLVQQKWTGDKESMIANAVEAIRSAASQGAQVVCLQELFYGPYFCQVQDADYYSYTEAIPDGPTTALMRELAEQHGVVLIVPMYEQEQPGVYYNTAAVIDADGTYLGKHRKNHIPQVKGFWEKFYFRPGNLGYPVFDTAVGRIGVYICYERHFPEGWRALGLAGAKIVFNPSATSRGLSEYLWRLEQPAAAVANEYYVGTINRVGVEPLGDNDFYGQSYFVDPRGQLVGEAASDTEEEIVVRDLDMDRLAEVRDLWAFYRDRRPETYESLVTP; from the coding sequence ATGAGCACCATCGTCCGAGCCGGCCTGGTGCAGCAGAAGTGGACCGGCGACAAGGAGTCGATGATCGCGAACGCGGTGGAGGCGATCCGCAGCGCCGCGTCACAGGGCGCCCAGGTCGTCTGCCTGCAGGAGTTGTTCTACGGCCCGTACTTCTGCCAGGTGCAGGACGCCGACTACTACTCGTACACCGAGGCGATCCCGGACGGGCCGACCACGGCGCTCATGCGTGAGCTGGCCGAGCAGCACGGCGTGGTGCTGATCGTGCCGATGTACGAGCAGGAACAGCCGGGCGTCTACTACAACACCGCCGCGGTGATCGACGCCGACGGCACCTACCTCGGCAAGCACCGCAAGAACCACATCCCGCAGGTGAAGGGGTTCTGGGAGAAGTTCTACTTCCGGCCGGGAAACCTCGGCTATCCGGTGTTCGACACCGCCGTCGGCCGCATCGGCGTCTACATCTGTTACGAGCGGCACTTCCCGGAAGGCTGGCGGGCCCTGGGGCTGGCCGGCGCGAAGATCGTCTTCAACCCCTCCGCCACCAGCCGCGGCCTGTCGGAGTATCTGTGGCGGCTGGAGCAGCCGGCCGCGGCGGTCGCCAACGAGTACTACGTCGGCACGATCAACCGGGTCGGCGTGGAGCCGTTGGGCGACAACGACTTCTACGGCCAGTCCTACTTCGTCGACCCCCGGGGGCAACTGGTCGGCGAGGCGGCGTCGGACACCGAGGAGGAGATCGTCGTACGCGATCTCGACATGGACAGGCTGGCCGAGGTGCGCGACCTGTGGGCGTTCTACCGCGACCGCCGGCCGGAGACGTACGAATCGCTGGTGACGCCGTGA